One window of Syngnathus acus chromosome 16, fSynAcu1.2, whole genome shotgun sequence genomic DNA carries:
- the trak1a gene encoding trafficking kinesin-binding protein 1 isoform X1, translating to MQRLESQVQEALQDLYVCNNSDLPELEIISLLEEQLPVYKLRADTIFGYEQDDWLHTPLVDPDSSLDLTTEQIEETLKYFLLCADRVGQMTKTYSDIDAVTRLLEEKERDLELAARIGQSLLKKNKALSERNELLEEQVEHIREEVSQLRHDVSMKDELLQFYSNAAEESEGESVTSTPVRASENNVSTPTCFPLDSLQKKLKDLEEENKSLRSEASHLETETLCYEEKEQQLVNDCVKELGVANVQISSLAEELARKSEDASRQQEEITHLLSQIVDLQKKAKMHAVENEELTQHLGAAKDAQRQLTAELRELQDKYVECMEMLHEAQEELKNLRNKAVPSNTQRRFHSLGLFPMDSLAAEIEGTMRKELQMDDPDVEELRLQPKRVFQTVKNLNLVRQQQQQRSPLNIPGSNQSSCITSGRSSRVGTPRSNSVYGSETGSGITLDNRSSCILENPDNGCEDSNKRPPGTPGTPGGRDLETALRRLSLRRDNYLSEKRFFDEEREKKLAFLEGEEKEGSQCSPGPGTPTESLFSLCSHPSLGSMWTGYSFSARSYLPEKLQIVKPLEGSATLYAWQRLAQPHMGALLDDRPGVVTKGFRTLSREHHEHHEADGWQLDQPEEDEVSSDSCAAGSSGECSASSLSKNDASSQWESTPCQRAGTIQAKDAPPSSSEMMNGHVDFKEVGTLEHMPAIVNFPGKCLSHTSSTYTLTTCRILHPSDQMSSSSALSSCQSSGSTTPPVSCASRTPSYTPCCTPRRRLSVAESATNLRDSTKVTSSSLGLGRLLLEHGISASPYQPGGRDRGEPPASCVVVAAAEGNDHRLMKKRPDSLLLLRPSTPPNSCARSTPHCQDFQFSPSDDDPPYFDTFLASKPARIILRETERERGAQSDDQGQTEMLNLRLVEKVKSFRTTVGPHSAAAAAMAPASTLLAPFCSPGLGSATLGLNTGLRRNPSYPAMVGASMAMKDPHTADLLIPHSMQGPQAQAAVHSHDITTKPQDAAAVSSLQDSMRNGQS from the exons TGCTGTGCGCCGATCGAGTGGGACAGATGACAAAGACCTACAGTGACATTGACGCCGTCACTCGACTGCTGGAAGAG AAGGAGCGCGACTTGGAATTAGCGGCTCGCATCGGTCAGTCACTGCTCAAGAAAAACAAGGCCCTGAGCGAGAGAAACGAACTGCTGGAGGAGCAAGTTGAGCACATCCGAGAGGAG GTCTCCCAGTTACGCCATGACGTGTCCATGAAAGATGAGCTGTTGCAGTTCTATAGCAACGCCGCTGAGGAAAGCGAGGGGGAGTCCGTCACTTCCACACC cgtgcgagcgagcgagaacAACGTGTCGACACCGACTTGTTTCCCCCTGGACTCCTTGCAGAAGAAACTGAAAGATCTAgaagaggaaaataaatccCTACGCTCTGAG GCCAGCCACTTGGAGACAGAAACTCTGTGCTATGAAGAAAAAGAGCAACAGCTGGTCAACGATTGTGTCAAAGAACTTG GTGTGGCAAATGTCCAAATCTCCTCTCTGGCTGAAGAGCTGGCCAGGAAGTCTGAGGATGCTTCCAGACAGCAGGAGGAGATCACTCATCTTCTCTCCCAGATAGTTGACCTCCAGAAAAAGGCCAAGATG CACGCTGTGGAGAATGAAGAACTCACACAGCACCTAGGAGCTGCCAAAGATGCTCAGCGACAACTGACTGCTGAG CTGCGTGAGTTGCAGGACAAGTATGTGGAGTGCATGGAGATGCTCCATGAGGCCCAAGAGGAGCTGAAAAACCTGCGAAATAAAGCCGTTCCGTCAAACACTCAGAGGCGCTTTCATTCCCTGGGCTTGTTCCCAATG GACTCTCTGGCAGCTGAAATAGAAGGCACCATGAGGAAAGAACTTCAGATGGATGACCCAGATGTTGAGGAGCTAAG ACTGCAGCCCAAGCGTGTGTTCCAGACTGTGAAGAACCTCAACCTTGTgcgccagcagcagcagcaacgcTCGCCCCTCAACATCCCGGGCTCCAATCAGTCTTCATGTATCACTTCGGGGCGCTCCAGCAGGGTGGGCACCCCTCGCTCCAACTCGGTGTACGGCAGCGAAACAGGGAGTGGAATCACGCTGGACAACAGAAGTAGCTGCATCCTGGAGAACCCGGATAACGG GTGCGAGGACTCAAACAAGCGGCCCCCGGGGACCCCGGGCACCCCTGGCGGTCGGGACCTGGAGACAGCCTTGCGCCGCCTGTCCCTCCGCCGCGACAACTACCTCTCGGAGAAACGTTTCTTTGACGAGGAGAGGGAGAAGAAGCTGGCCTTCCTGGAGGGGGAGGAAAAGGAAGGCAGCCAATGTAGCCCAGGCCCCGGGACACCCACCGAGAGTCTCTTCTCTCTCTGCTCGCATCCGTCGTTGGGGAGCATGTGGACGGGCTACTCGTTCAGCGCCAGATCCTACCTCCCGGAGAAGCTGCAGATTGTAAAGCCGCTAGAAG GTTCTGCCACACTCTACGCATGGCAACGGTTGGCGCAACCCCACATGGGCGCTCTGCTGGACGATCGGCCCGGCGTGGTCACAAAGGGCTTCCGCACTCTGTCACGTGAGCACCATGAGCACCACGAGGCGGATGGCTGGCAACTGGACCAGCCAGAGGAAGACGAGGTCTCCAGTGACTCGTGCGCGGCGGGCTCGTCGGGAGAGTGCTCCGCTTCTTCGCTTTCCAAGAACGATGCCAGTAGCCAGTGGGAAAGCACGCCTTGCCAAAGAGCAGGGACAATTCAAGCAAAAGATGCACCCCCCTCTTCCTCTGAGATGATGAACGGGCATGTGGACTTCAAGGAAGTCGGCACATTGGAGCACATGCCTG CCATAGTTAACTTCCCAGGCAAGTGTCTGTCGCACACCAGCTCCACCTACACATTGACCACCTGCAGGATTCTCCACCCCTCTGATCAGATGAGCTCCAG CTCAGCTCTGTCGTCATGTCAGAGTAGCGGCAGCACGACTCCGCCGGTCTCCTGTGCTTCGCGTACTCCCTCCTACACGCCCTGCTGCACCCCACGGCGCCGCCTCTCCGTGGCCGAATCCGCCACCAACCTTCGAGACTCCACTAAGGTCACCAGCAGCTCGCTGGGGCTGGGACGCCTCCTGCTGGAGCACGGAATCTCTGCGTCGCCGTACCAGCCCGGCGGCCGGGATCGAGGAGAGCCGCCCGCGTCCTGTGTcgtcgtcgccgccgccgaggGAAATGACCACAGGCTGATGAAGAAACGCCCCGAcagcctccttctcctccgGCCATCCACGCCACCAAATTCTTGCGCCAGATCCACACCCCACTGCCAAGATTTTCAGTTCAGCCCCTCCGATGACGACCCACCCTATTTTGACACGTTCCTGGCCTCTAAACCGGCGCGCATCATCCTGAGGGAGACGGAGAGGGAGCGAGGCGCCCAGTCAGACGACCAAGGTCAAACAGAGATGTTGAACCTCAGACTTGTGGAAAAAGTTAAAAGTTTCCGCACCACTGTTGGGCCTcacagcgccgccgccgccgccatggcGCCTGCAAGCACTTTGTTGGCTCCATTTTGCTCTCCTGGACTTGGGAGCGCCACGCTGGGTCTGAACACCGGACTGAGGAGGAATCCAAGCTATCCTGCCATGGTAGGAGCCAGTATGGCTATGAAGGATCCCCATACGGCTGACCTTCTCATCCCGCATTCCATGCAAGGCCCACAAGCCCAGGCGGCAGTGCACAGCCACGACATCACGACAAAGCCGCAGGATGCCGCCGCCGTCTCATCGCTGCAAGACTCCATGCGCAATGGACAGTCATGA
- the trak1a gene encoding trafficking kinesin-binding protein 1 isoform X4 gives MNVCNNSDLPELEIISLLEEQLPVYKLRADTIFGYEQDDWLHTPLVDPDSSLDLTTEQIEETLKYFLLCADRVGQMTKTYSDIDAVTRLLEEKERDLELAARIGQSLLKKNKALSERNELLEEQVEHIREEVSQLRHDVSMKDELLQFYSNAAEESEGESVTSTPVRASENNVSTPTCFPLDSLQKKLKDLEEENKSLRSEASHLETETLCYEEKEQQLVNDCVKELGVANVQISSLAEELARKSEDASRQQEEITHLLSQIVDLQKKAKMHAVENEELTQHLGAAKDAQRQLTAELRELQDKYVECMEMLHEAQEELKNLRNKAVPSNTQRRFHSLGLFPMDSLAAEIEGTMRKELQMDDPDVEELRLQPKRVFQTVKNLNLVRQQQQQRSPLNIPGSNQSSCITSGRSSRVGTPRSNSVYGSETGSGITLDNRSSCILENPDNGCEDSNKRPPGTPGTPGGRDLETALRRLSLRRDNYLSEKRFFDEEREKKLAFLEGEEKEGSQCSPGPGTPTESLFSLCSHPSLGSMWTGYSFSARSYLPEKLQIVKPLEGSATLYAWQRLAQPHMGALLDDRPGVVTKGFRTLSREHHEHHEADGWQLDQPEEDEVSSDSCAAGSSGECSASSLSKNDASSQWESTPCQRAGTIQAKDAPPSSSEMMNGHVDFKEVGTLEHMPAIVNFPGKCLSHTSSTYTLTTCRILHPSDQMSSSSALSSCQSSGSTTPPVSCASRTPSYTPCCTPRRRLSVAESATNLRDSTKVTSSSLGLGRLLLEHGISASPYQPGGRDRGEPPASCVVVAAAEGNDHRLMKKRPDSLLLLRPSTPPNSCARSTPHCQDFQFSPSDDDPPYFDTFLASKPARIILRETERERGAQSDDQGQTEMLNLRLVEKVKSFRTTVGPHSAAAAAMAPASTLLAPFCSPGLGSATLGLNTGLRRNPSYPAMVGASMAMKDPHTADLLIPHSMQGPQAQAAVHSHDITTKPQDAAAVSSLQDSMRNGQS, from the exons TGCTGTGCGCCGATCGAGTGGGACAGATGACAAAGACCTACAGTGACATTGACGCCGTCACTCGACTGCTGGAAGAG AAGGAGCGCGACTTGGAATTAGCGGCTCGCATCGGTCAGTCACTGCTCAAGAAAAACAAGGCCCTGAGCGAGAGAAACGAACTGCTGGAGGAGCAAGTTGAGCACATCCGAGAGGAG GTCTCCCAGTTACGCCATGACGTGTCCATGAAAGATGAGCTGTTGCAGTTCTATAGCAACGCCGCTGAGGAAAGCGAGGGGGAGTCCGTCACTTCCACACC cgtgcgagcgagcgagaacAACGTGTCGACACCGACTTGTTTCCCCCTGGACTCCTTGCAGAAGAAACTGAAAGATCTAgaagaggaaaataaatccCTACGCTCTGAG GCCAGCCACTTGGAGACAGAAACTCTGTGCTATGAAGAAAAAGAGCAACAGCTGGTCAACGATTGTGTCAAAGAACTTG GTGTGGCAAATGTCCAAATCTCCTCTCTGGCTGAAGAGCTGGCCAGGAAGTCTGAGGATGCTTCCAGACAGCAGGAGGAGATCACTCATCTTCTCTCCCAGATAGTTGACCTCCAGAAAAAGGCCAAGATG CACGCTGTGGAGAATGAAGAACTCACACAGCACCTAGGAGCTGCCAAAGATGCTCAGCGACAACTGACTGCTGAG CTGCGTGAGTTGCAGGACAAGTATGTGGAGTGCATGGAGATGCTCCATGAGGCCCAAGAGGAGCTGAAAAACCTGCGAAATAAAGCCGTTCCGTCAAACACTCAGAGGCGCTTTCATTCCCTGGGCTTGTTCCCAATG GACTCTCTGGCAGCTGAAATAGAAGGCACCATGAGGAAAGAACTTCAGATGGATGACCCAGATGTTGAGGAGCTAAG ACTGCAGCCCAAGCGTGTGTTCCAGACTGTGAAGAACCTCAACCTTGTgcgccagcagcagcagcaacgcTCGCCCCTCAACATCCCGGGCTCCAATCAGTCTTCATGTATCACTTCGGGGCGCTCCAGCAGGGTGGGCACCCCTCGCTCCAACTCGGTGTACGGCAGCGAAACAGGGAGTGGAATCACGCTGGACAACAGAAGTAGCTGCATCCTGGAGAACCCGGATAACGG GTGCGAGGACTCAAACAAGCGGCCCCCGGGGACCCCGGGCACCCCTGGCGGTCGGGACCTGGAGACAGCCTTGCGCCGCCTGTCCCTCCGCCGCGACAACTACCTCTCGGAGAAACGTTTCTTTGACGAGGAGAGGGAGAAGAAGCTGGCCTTCCTGGAGGGGGAGGAAAAGGAAGGCAGCCAATGTAGCCCAGGCCCCGGGACACCCACCGAGAGTCTCTTCTCTCTCTGCTCGCATCCGTCGTTGGGGAGCATGTGGACGGGCTACTCGTTCAGCGCCAGATCCTACCTCCCGGAGAAGCTGCAGATTGTAAAGCCGCTAGAAG GTTCTGCCACACTCTACGCATGGCAACGGTTGGCGCAACCCCACATGGGCGCTCTGCTGGACGATCGGCCCGGCGTGGTCACAAAGGGCTTCCGCACTCTGTCACGTGAGCACCATGAGCACCACGAGGCGGATGGCTGGCAACTGGACCAGCCAGAGGAAGACGAGGTCTCCAGTGACTCGTGCGCGGCGGGCTCGTCGGGAGAGTGCTCCGCTTCTTCGCTTTCCAAGAACGATGCCAGTAGCCAGTGGGAAAGCACGCCTTGCCAAAGAGCAGGGACAATTCAAGCAAAAGATGCACCCCCCTCTTCCTCTGAGATGATGAACGGGCATGTGGACTTCAAGGAAGTCGGCACATTGGAGCACATGCCTG CCATAGTTAACTTCCCAGGCAAGTGTCTGTCGCACACCAGCTCCACCTACACATTGACCACCTGCAGGATTCTCCACCCCTCTGATCAGATGAGCTCCAG CTCAGCTCTGTCGTCATGTCAGAGTAGCGGCAGCACGACTCCGCCGGTCTCCTGTGCTTCGCGTACTCCCTCCTACACGCCCTGCTGCACCCCACGGCGCCGCCTCTCCGTGGCCGAATCCGCCACCAACCTTCGAGACTCCACTAAGGTCACCAGCAGCTCGCTGGGGCTGGGACGCCTCCTGCTGGAGCACGGAATCTCTGCGTCGCCGTACCAGCCCGGCGGCCGGGATCGAGGAGAGCCGCCCGCGTCCTGTGTcgtcgtcgccgccgccgaggGAAATGACCACAGGCTGATGAAGAAACGCCCCGAcagcctccttctcctccgGCCATCCACGCCACCAAATTCTTGCGCCAGATCCACACCCCACTGCCAAGATTTTCAGTTCAGCCCCTCCGATGACGACCCACCCTATTTTGACACGTTCCTGGCCTCTAAACCGGCGCGCATCATCCTGAGGGAGACGGAGAGGGAGCGAGGCGCCCAGTCAGACGACCAAGGTCAAACAGAGATGTTGAACCTCAGACTTGTGGAAAAAGTTAAAAGTTTCCGCACCACTGTTGGGCCTcacagcgccgccgccgccgccatggcGCCTGCAAGCACTTTGTTGGCTCCATTTTGCTCTCCTGGACTTGGGAGCGCCACGCTGGGTCTGAACACCGGACTGAGGAGGAATCCAAGCTATCCTGCCATGGTAGGAGCCAGTATGGCTATGAAGGATCCCCATACGGCTGACCTTCTCATCCCGCATTCCATGCAAGGCCCACAAGCCCAGGCGGCAGTGCACAGCCACGACATCACGACAAAGCCGCAGGATGCCGCCGCCGTCTCATCGCTGCAAGACTCCATGCGCAATGGACAGTCATGA